GCTGATGGCCCTGCTCGTCCTCGTGGCGAGCGCCGGGGCGGGTGTGGGTCGGGCGGCGGGCAGCGGCGACCTCGACGGCGACGGCGTCGCGGACGGCAGCGACAACTGCCCGGAGGTCGCGAACCCCCAGCAGCTCGACCAGGACGGGGACGGCGTCGGCAACGCCTGCGACACCTGCGTCGCGGTCGCCAACGCCGACGCCCAGGACGAGGACGCGGACGGCGACGGCGTGGGCGACGCCTGCGACGTGTGTGCCGAGACCGAGGCCGACGTCTTCGACGGCGAGGACCGCTTCCGCTACGGCGTCGACGTCGCGGGATGCGCCGTGTCGGACCACTGCCCCTGTGACGTGCGCGCCGACGGCTCGCGCCCCTGGCGCGGCGCCGCCGAGTACCTGCGCTGCGTGCGGGCCACGACCCGCCGCTTCCGCCGGCGCGAGATCATCGACCGCGGCGAGCGCAAGGTGATGCTGTTCTTCGCGCGCCGCTCCGGCTGCGGCGCCCGCAACCGCACCGCGACCGATCGCGACGGCGACGGCATTCCCGACGACGGCGACGAGAGCGGACGCATCGACGACGCCCGCTGCACCGGCGGCGCGGTCACCGCCTGCGACGACAACTGCGTGCGGGTGTGGAACCCGCTGCAGCGCGATCGCGACGGCGACGGCATCGGCGACGCCTGCGATCCGGACGCCGACGGCGACGGCGTCGTCGACACGCGGGACAACTGCCCCAGGGTCGCGAACCCGGATCAGGCCGACACGACCGACGCAGCCCCGGACGGCGTCGGCGACGCCTGCGACAGGTGCCCGGGGACGCCGGCGCGCGCCGACGTCGACACGCGCGGCTGCGCCGACGGCCAGACGCCGGCGCCGCCGCCCGCGTCGTCAGCTCAGCCGATCCCGAGCCGGCGCCGCTGCGCGGCGCGGGCCGCGCGGCTCTCGGCGAGGTCCACCGCCCGCGGCCGCGGCGGCCTCGGCGGGCGTCTCGGCCCGGGTGTGGGCCACGGCGTCGGCCACCAGCGCGGCCTTCGTGTGTGCGTAGGCGTCGCGCGGAAAGGCGCCGAGCCGGCCGGCCCGGCGCAGGACGGTGGCCTCCGCCGTGTCGGCGGGCAGCAGCTCGTCGACGACGCCGAGCCGCAGGGCCTGGCTGGCCGGATAGAGCGCCGCCCCGAGCAGCAGCTCCGCGGCGCGGGCGTGCGGCAGCCGCAGGCGCACGATCTCGAGCGCGACGCGCGGGAACGAGGCGCCGATGGCGAGCTCGTTGAGCCCGACGCGATGGTCGCCCTCGGCGCCCAGGCGATAGTCGCAGGCGAGGACGAGGATCAGGCCGCCGGCGACGGCGTGCCCGTGCAGGAACGCGACCGTGGGCTTCGGGAAGGCGAGCAGCGCGAGGTGGGCGTCGCGGTAGAGCGCGGCCAGGCGCCGGGCGGCGGCGGCGTCCCGCCGCGGCGCCGCGAGGTCGAAGCCGCCGGAGACGAACGCGCCGGCGCCGCGCAGCACCAGCGCGCGGACGGAGTCGTCGGCCGCGGCGGCCTCGAGCGCGGTCTGGAGATCGCCCAGCAGGGTCTCGTCGAGCGCGTTCGCCGGCGGCCGGTCGAGCGTCAGGACGCGGACGCCGCCGGCCTGGTCGTCGGAGCGGACGGTGGGCATGGCGCGGGTGGTAGCGGAGCGGTGCGCGCGTGGTCAATGCGACGCCCGCATCGATTTCGGCGCGGGCCTGCGCTACAAGCCGCGAATGCACGCGCCGGTCGTTGGAATGATGGTGGTGGTCGCCATGCTCGCCGGATGTCAGCGCGCGTCCGCGCCGCGTGCGCGCAGCGCGGCGCCGGCGGCGACGGCCGCGTCGCCGATGGCCGGCACCCCGGTGGTCGCCGTGCTGCCGTTCCGCGTCGGCGGCTCGCTCGACGCCGGGGCGGCCTACAGCGAGCGCGAGGCACCGGCCGATATCCAGCCGGACCTCGGCGAGCAGGTCGCGGCGGACCTCGCCGCGCAGCTCGCCAAGCGCGGCATCGCGGTGGTCGACGCGAGCCGCGTCGCACGCGCCGTGCCGCCGCCGGGCGCCGCGATCTACGACGCCCGCCTGGGCGCGCGCGTCGCGCGCGAGCTCGACGTCCCGTTCGCCGTGATCGGGGCCATCACCCGCTACGTGCAGCGTGAGGGGCCGGCCCTGGGCGCGACGTCGCCGGCGACCGTCTGGTATCAGGCCGTGCTGGTGAACGCCGACGACGCCACGGTGCTCGAGCGCGCGACGTTCGAGCATACGCAGCAGCCTCTCAGCCAGAACCTCCTCGACCTGCCGAAGTTCATCGAGGCCGGCGGGCAGTGGGTGACGCGCGAGCAGATGCTGGCGGAGTCGCTGCCGGACACCGCCGGCAAGCTCGCGCGCGGCATCCGGACGGCGCCGTAGGGCTCAGGAGCCCGACAGCGGCTCGCACAGAACCTGCTCCAGCTCGCGGCCGGCGGCGGTCTCCTGGAACTTCCGCCAGAAGGCGCCGTCGACCTTGCGGTCGCGGTCGCGGACCTTGGCGCGGCGGTAGCGCGTATAGGCGGCGGGACCGCCGTTGTACGCCGAGTAGACCGCCCGCGCCGGGTGGCGATCCGTCGCGTCCATCTCCCGCACGCCGTAGCGCGTGAGGAGCTGGGCCAGGATCTCGGCGCCGGCGCTGGCGTTGTAGACGATGTCCCACTCGAGCTTGCGGACATCGAAGAAGCCGCGCCAGACGCGGCGGTTCACCTGCATGATGCCGACGTCGTCCGTCTCCGAGCGCACGAAGGTGACGCGGCCACCGCGCCGCCAGAACTGGCGCCAGCAGCTCTCCTGCCACGCCGTCGTGCGCACGATGTGGCGGAAGAGCGTGCGGTGGGCGCTGTCGACGCCGCCGCGCTCGCCCGCGTCGCGGGCCGTGAGGTCGAGCAGCTGCGACACCAGGTCACGGTAGCGCGGCTGGTCGAGCGGCTCGGGCACCCACCGGTCGAGCGTGCGGGCGATGTCGGGCAGCGCCGCCGGCGACGGCATCGCCGCCGCCCAGGCCGCGGCGCCGAACGGCCACCAGGAGACGTCGGGCGGCAGCGTCGTCGTGGTCGTCGGCGGCAGGGTCGTCGAGACCGGCGCCGCGGTCGACGTCGTGGTGGGGGCCGGGGTCTCGGCGAGCGTCGTGGTGGCGCCGTCGCCGCCGGCGGTGGTGGTCGTCGCAGCGCCGGCGGCTGGCGTGTCCGTGGCCTCGGGGACGGTGGTCGTCGTGGCGTCGGTGGGCGGCGTCACGGTGTCGTCCGGCGGCAGCTCGCCTTCGGGCGGCGGCTCGCCGACGCCGGGCGGCGACGATTCGGGCTCCACGAAGCCGAATAGCTTGCGCAGCGCGGGATCGGGCGCGTCGCCGAGGGTGAGGGGATCGCCGCGCACGTCGGGCTCGAGGATGCGGGCGAGGCGTCGCAGCCCGTCGGCCGATATCTCGAGGCCGAGGCCCGGGGCGGCGGCGTCCAATGCGGCGAGGGCGTCGCCGGCGGTGAGGAAGGCGAGGTAGCGCAGCGCGTGCGCTTCGAGCCGCCCCGCGAGCGCGGCTTCGCGCACGATGGGCCGCAGGCGGTTCCAGGCGTCGAGGAAGAGGCCGCGCACCGGGTCGGCGCCCGGGAGCGGGCCGACCGCGAGCACGCCGACCAGCTCGTGGCGGCTGCGCATGAGGAGATCGAAGAGGGCGTCGCGCAGCGCCGGGGTGTCGTCGAGCCCGCCCAGGTCCTTCACCACGAAGACGAGGAAGGCGTCCCAACGGTCGAGGGCCTCCTCCCAGCGGGCGCGCTCCTCGGGGCTCAGCGCCGGCTCCGGCGACGGCGGCGCGGGCGCGGCGTCCTCGACGTCGAGCGCCACCTGGACGGCGACGCCTTCGGCCTCGACCCGGACGCCCCGGGGACGCAAGGTGTCGAGCGCGGCGAGGACGGGGGCGGCGCGATCGGCCGGAGCGGATGCGCGGATCAGGGCGCGTGTCTCGGCGATCGGCGGGCCGAGGTCGAAGCGGAAGCGCGCCAGCGCGTCCTCGACGTCGCCCTGGGCGAAGCCCCACAGGCGCCGGCCGACGAAGGTCGAGCGGCCCTCGTGGTCGAGCAGCTCGGTGTGCAGGTCGCCGAGTCGCAGCTGCCAGTCGGCATCGACTCTCGGCGCCCCGGTGGCAACCATGGTTCCCTCCCAGGTGAAGGGCAGGAAGCAGAACGCGGCGAGATCGAGCCCGACCTGGCCCGTGCCGTGCGCGGTGAGGCGCAGCGCGGCGTCGGCGGGCACGAGGCGCAGGTCGTGCAACAGGAGGAAGCGGCAGCCGTCGGCGGCGCCCCAGAGTACCGTCGGACCCCGGCCGAGCCCGACCTCGCGCCGCAGCGCCGCTTCGAGCAGGGGCGCGTCGATCTGCAGCGTGAATGCGACCTCTCGTGCCCGCGCCGGCACCGCGACGAGCAGCGGCACGAGGAGAGCGACAACGGCGGCGCGACGCACGGCCGTCCTCCCTTGCCAGCTCCGCGTCGGCCGCGAAAGCGCCGGCCCTCGTCGCATGGCATTCGCGTGGTGTGGACGCGATTGAATCTTTTGGCGGCCCTGGTCGTCACACCACCGTCCATGTCCGCAGGCGCCGCCGCCCGTCGCGAGTGACCAGTCCGCAGACTCCGACAAACGGCGGGCGGTGGCGCCCCCCCTCTCTTACTGCAAGTGCCCCTCTTCCTCCGGGGCGGGCGCGCTGGGCCGAAGGCGGCTCAGCGCGTTCGCTCTTTCGAGGCCAGGACGAGCCGCAGGTCTTCGACGAGGGGCGACACGCGCGCCGCCGCGGCCTCCGGCAGAGCGTCGACGAGCCCGGGCAGCGAGGCCGCCAGGTGCGCGCTCGCCCCGGCGCGGTCGCCGCGCAGGGCGAGGGCCTCGATCTCCCACGCCCGGTAGGCGATCCGTCGGCGCAGATCGTCCTCGACCGCCGGGAGATGCTCCACGGTGAGCTTCAGCGCCGCCGCGATCTCCCAGGCGCGGCACCAGGGCCGGCTGCGCTCGTCGAAGCCGAAGCCGGAGACGGGGTGCCCGAACGCCGAGCCGCGGATCGACACCGGGCCGGTCCAGTACTCGATCGGCAGCGCGTGCGCGGGCGCCTCGACCAGCGGCGTGCTCTCGACGTCCAGCTCCCACTCGGGCGCGCGCAGGCGGTAGCGCGCCGGAAACCAGCGCGGGCCCTCGGTCAGCATCGACTGGCCACGCACGACGCCCGGGCTGCGGATGAACTCCGGGACGACCAGCTCGATGCGCGTCGTGCTGCGGATCGGATGCTCGGGCCCCGGGCCCTGCGCGGAGATGCCCGTCCAGGGAACGACGGCGTTGCGGGCGTCGCGCTGGTACTGGTGGAAGCAGCTCATGTCCCAGCCGTCGTCCAGCTGGATGACGCGCCACTCGTTGCGGTACCGGCTCGAGTGGCGGTCCTGGTGGACGCTGAAGTCGGACTCGGCCCATTGCCGGTCGATCCAGCCGACGTGGCCCTCGACCTCCTCGGTGTGCTCTCCCCAGGCGAGCCGGCCGCGCATCGCGAGCCCACTCTGGAAGTACGAGTAGGTGACCGGCGCGCCGAGGAACATCATGGCACCGCCCAGCTCGCGTCCGCCGAGCGGCGCCGGCGGGCGGTGGGCGTCGACGTCGAGCTCGAGGTGCATGCGCGCGCCGTGGTGGTCGACGCCGGGCAGATCGACCCGCCATGCGAACGGCAGCAGCGCACCCGCGGCGTCGCGCCGGTTCTGCCAGCGCGCCGTGCCGAACGGCGCCTCGTAGGCGACGTCCATTGCGTCGCCGGCGGCGCGGAACTTGAAGCCACGCCGCACGCGCGGCGGACGCGGAAAGTCGGAATCGGTGCAGGTGCCGTAGCGCGCGCGGTCGAGGTCGTAGAGCGCGAGCGTGTAGAAGCTGGCGCGGAAGCGCTTTCCGAGCACGCGCGCGTTCATGAAGATGAACATGAACGCGAAGCGCCGGCCGCTGGAGCGCCCGGTGAGGAAGCCGTCGATGAAGTAGGTCGAGACCCCGAGGTCGTCCCGGCGGCCGTCGACCGCCGGGAACGTGAACCACGCCGGGTCGCCCCAGTCGGGGATGTACGGGTACTGCCTCCAGCTCCCCGTCAACGGCACTTGAGCGTCGTGCCGACGAGCGCGCAGCTCGGGGCCGGCGGCGGGCCGGGGAAGATCGCGTCCGCGCACTGGCCGGTCGTGGCCTGCGGCGCGTCGAGGATCATCGTGGCCGTGAGCGGCAGGCCGCCGAGGCCGATCGGATAGGTGCCCGCCTTGCCGCTGATGCCGAAGCGCCACTGGCCGACGGTCGGCGTGCGCTTCAGCGTGACCTTGCCGATGCCGCTCACGAACGGCACCACCTTGCCGGTGTTCTTGTAGGTGAACGACGTGCCGGTGGTGTTGCGCGTCCAGCCGGCGCGCGCCGCGGTGGAGTAGGCGCCGCCCGGGACGAGCGCGTCGAGCACGACGGTGCCGGTCGCGCCGGTGACCAGGAGACGCACGCCCTTGGCGATCGGATCGACCGTGGGCGACGTCGGGATCGTGAGGCTTCCGGTGAACTTGATGCGGTCGTCGCCGGCGACGCCGCCGAGCTTCTGCATGGTGAGCTTGGCCTGGACGACGAAGCGCGGTCCGAGGTTGGTGCAGGGATCGCAGGCGTCGCCGAGGCCGTCGCCGTCGCCGTCGGCCTGGGTCGGATCGGGGATGGTCGGGCAGACGTCCAGGGCGTCGCAGACGCCGTCGCCGTCGCTGTCGGCCTGGAGCTGATCCGGCGGGCACACCCCGCTCGTGCCGTCGCAGCTCTCGGCGACGTCGCACGGTCCGCTGGACGGGCGGCACGAGGTGCCCGCTGGCTTCACGGCGTCGGCCGGACAGGCCGGCGAGACGCCGTCGCAGGCGTCGGGCTCGTCGCACACGCCGGCCACCACGCGGCACACCGCGCCGGCGCTCTGGAGCACGTCGGGCGGGCAGCCGTCGGCGACGCCGTCGCAGACCTCGGCGATGTCGCATGCGCCCGCGGCGGCGCGGCAGGTGCCCGTCGACTTGGCGTCGGGCGGGCAGGTGTTCGCGATGCCGTTGCAGACCTCGGCGAGGTCGCAGACGCCGGCGGCGGCGCGGCACTCGGCGGTCGACTTCTGGTCGGCCGGGCAGACGGCCGACGAGCCGGTGCAGCTCTCGGCGAGGTCGCAGACGCCGGCCGCCGGGCGGCAGGGCGTGGTCGGCGGCAGGAAGACGTCGGTCGGGCAGGCGGCGGACGAGCCGGTGCAGGTCTCGGCGACGTCGCAGACGCCGGCCGCCGCGCGGCACGGCGTGGACGGCAGCTGGAAGGCGTCGGCGGGACAGGTGTTCGAGACGCCGTCGCACGACTCCGGCAGGTCGCACGGCCCGGCGACCGGCCGGCATACCGACGTCGACTTCAGGTCGGCAGGACAGTCGTTGCCGACGCCGTCGCACGTCTCCGGCGCGTCGCAGTCGCCGGCGGCGCCGCGGCAGACGGCCGTCGACTTGGCGTCGGCGGGACACGCCACCCCGGTGCCGGTGCAGTGCTCGACGGCGTCGCAGATGCCCGCGGCCGCGCGGCAGGGGACGCTCGGCGGCTGGAACGCGTCGGCCGGGCAGGCCGCGCCGACGCCGGTGCAGGTCTCGGCGACGTCACAGACGCCGGCGCTGCCGCGGCACTCGACCGACGCGGGCAGGAAGACGTCGGCCGGACAGTCGTTGCCGACGCCGTCGCACGACTCCGCGACGTCGCAGACGCCCGCCGCCGCCCGGCAGGGCGCGGTGGACTTGAGGTCGGCGGGGCAGTGGACGCCGACGCCGTCGCAGGTCTCGGCCGGGTCGCAGACGCCGGCGGACGGGCGGCACGGCGTCGCCGGCGGCGCGACCTGATCGGCGGGGCAGTCGTTGGAGACGCCGTTGCAGCTCTCGACGACGTCGCAGGTGCCGGCGAGGCCGCGGCACGGCGCGGTCGACTTGAGATCGGGCGGACAGGTGGCGCTGCTGCCCGTGCACGTCTCGGCGAGGTCGCAGGCCCCGGCGCTGGCGCGGCAGCTGGTCCCGGCCGGGGCGAAGCCGTTCGCCGGGCAGGCGCCGTCGACGCCGTTGCAGGTCTCGGCCTGGTCGCAGATGCCCGCCGAGGCGCGGCAGGTCGTGCCGGCGGCGACGAGCACGCAGCCGGCGGTGCAGCACGAGCCGGCGGTGCCGTTGGCGGCGCCCTGATCGCACTGCTCGCCGGCGCCGAGGTCGAGGACGCCGTCGCCGCACGAGTTCTTCTCGATGGTGAAGGTGTCGAAGACGTTGCCGTTGCGGTCGATGGCCTGGCCGGTGAGGACCTCGTCGTTGGTGATCGTGATCTTGGTCCACGAGAAGCGGTTGTAGCTGCAGAACGTGGTGCCCGACGGTCCGCCGGGGCAGTCGTTGTCGAGCCAGTAGCAGACCTCGCCGCTGCGGCGCGGGAGGCCGCCGTTGATCGAGGCCGCGCCGTCGAGGGTCGCGCCGCCGCCGCCGGTCATGATGTGCCAGATGCCGAGGCCGTCGCTGCCGGGCGAGCCGTCGAGGAGGTATTCGTCCATGTACTTCGAGCGCTCGTAGATGTGGTCGTGGCCGGTGAAGACCACGTCGACGCCGTACTGCTCGAACAGCGGCTGCCAGTTGTCGCGGATGTTCTTGTAGCTGCCGAACGAGAACAGCCCGCTCGCGCAGCTGTAGTGGGGGTGATGGAAGAAGACGAAGGTCCAGCGCCGCGTGTTGGTGGCGAGGTCGGTCTGGAGCCAGGCACGCTGGGTGGCGTCGAGCGGCGCGTTGGAGTCGAGCACGACGAAGTGGGCGTCGCCGTGATCGAACGAGTAGTAGCGCTCCGCCTGTCCCGCGGGCGCGTTCCGCGGGTGCTTGAACATCTTGATCTCGACCGAGTTCTGCCAGTTGCCGGCGCCGACCGAGTTGAGGTCGTGATTGCCGAGCGAGGGGAAGAACAGCATCCGCTTCAGCGGATTCTTGTAGGCGGCGAGGGCGTTGCTGTCCCAGTCGGACTGCGTGCCGTTCTGGTAGGCGTTGTCGCCGACGGTGAAGAGCATCGGCGGGTCGGCGGCGTCGATGCGGGCGGCGATGTCGCTGTAGGCGCTGCTGCCCTGGCCCCAGTCGCCGAGGACGCCGAAGACGAGCGGGGTGGGGTCGCTCGCCAGCTTCATGGTGACGAACGAGGAGGTGGGCATCACCTCGACGCCGTTCGTGACCAGTCGGTAGTAGTAGCGCGTGCCCGGCTGGAGGCCCGTCAGCCCGACCGAGTGGCAGGTGCCGGCGTTGCCGATCTCGCAGCTTCCCACCTGGCCGATGGTGACGCTCTGGCCGAGGGCCGGCGTGAGACCGTAGTCGACGGTCGAGTTGCCGGCCACGTTCGTCCACCACTGGATGTTGATCGTGGACGGCAGGGCGTCGGGGTTCTCGACGAACGGGCCGCGCGTCAGCGTCTGGGCGGCGGCGGGCGTCGCGGCGAGCACCGCG
The sequence above is a segment of the bacterium genome. Coding sequences within it:
- a CDS encoding enoyl-CoA hydratase/isomerase family protein, with amino-acid sequence MPTVRSDDQAGGVRVLTLDRPPANALDETLLGDLQTALEAAAADDSVRALVLRGAGAFVSGGFDLAAPRRDAAAARRLAALYRDAHLALLAFPKPTVAFLHGHAVAGGLILVLACDYRLGAEGDHRVGLNELAIGASFPRVALEIVRLRLPHARAAELLLGAALYPASQALRLGVVDELLPADTAEATVLRRAGRLGAFPRDAYAHTKAALVADAVAHTRAETPAEAAAAAGGGPRREPRGPRRAAAPARDRLS
- a CDS encoding transglycosylase SLT domain-containing protein, which gives rise to MRRAAVVALLVPLLVAVPARAREVAFTLQIDAPLLEAALRREVGLGRGPTVLWGAADGCRFLLLHDLRLVPADAALRLTAHGTGQVGLDLAAFCFLPFTWEGTMVATGAPRVDADWQLRLGDLHTELLDHEGRSTFVGRRLWGFAQGDVEDALARFRFDLGPPIAETRALIRASAPADRAAPVLAALDTLRPRGVRVEAEGVAVQVALDVEDAAPAPPSPEPALSPEERARWEEALDRWDAFLVFVVKDLGGLDDTPALRDALFDLLMRSRHELVGVLAVGPLPGADPVRGLFLDAWNRLRPIVREAALAGRLEAHALRYLAFLTAGDALAALDAAAPGLGLEISADGLRRLARILEPDVRGDPLTLGDAPDPALRKLFGFVEPESSPPGVGEPPPEGELPPDDTVTPPTDATTTTVPEATDTPAAGAATTTTAGGDGATTTLAETPAPTTTSTAAPVSTTLPPTTTTTLPPDVSWWPFGAAAWAAAMPSPAALPDIARTLDRWVPEPLDQPRYRDLVSQLLDLTARDAGERGGVDSAHRTLFRHIVRTTAWQESCWRQFWRRGGRVTFVRSETDDVGIMQVNRRVWRGFFDVRKLEWDIVYNASAGAEILAQLLTRYGVREMDATDRHPARAVYSAYNGGPAAYTRYRRAKVRDRDRKVDGAFWRKFQETAAGRELEQVLCEPLSGS
- a CDS encoding secreted hydrolase — its product is MPLTGSWRQYPYIPDWGDPAWFTFPAVDGRRDDLGVSTYFIDGFLTGRSSGRRFAFMFIFMNARVLGKRFRASFYTLALYDLDRARYGTCTDSDFPRPPRVRRGFKFRAAGDAMDVAYEAPFGTARWQNRRDAAGALLPFAWRVDLPGVDHHGARMHLELDVDAHRPPAPLGGRELGGAMMFLGAPVTYSYFQSGLAMRGRLAWGEHTEEVEGHVGWIDRQWAESDFSVHQDRHSSRYRNEWRVIQLDDGWDMSCFHQYQRDARNAVVPWTGISAQGPGPEHPIRSTTRIELVVPEFIRSPGVVRGQSMLTEGPRWFPARYRLRAPEWELDVESTPLVEAPAHALPIEYWTGPVSIRGSAFGHPVSGFGFDERSRPWCRAWEIAAALKLTVEHLPAVEDDLRRRIAYRAWEIEALALRGDRAGASAHLAASLPGLVDALPEAAAARVSPLVEDLRLVLASKERTR
- a CDS encoding metallophosphoesterase, with the protein product MVVRSRFRSLLALLAVLAATPAAAQTLTRGPFVENPDALPSTINIQWWTNVAGNSTVDYGLTPALGQSVTIGQVGSCEIGNAGTCHSVGLTGLQPGTRYYYRLVTNGVEVMPTSSFVTMKLASDPTPLVFGVLGDWGQGSSAYSDIAARIDAADPPMLFTVGDNAYQNGTQSDWDSNALAAYKNPLKRMLFFPSLGNHDLNSVGAGNWQNSVEIKMFKHPRNAPAGQAERYYSFDHGDAHFVVLDSNAPLDATQRAWLQTDLATNTRRWTFVFFHHPHYSCASGLFSFGSYKNIRDNWQPLFEQYGVDVVFTGHDHIYERSKYMDEYLLDGSPGSDGLGIWHIMTGGGGATLDGAASINGGLPRRSGEVCYWLDNDCPGGPSGTTFCSYNRFSWTKITITNDEVLTGQAIDRNGNVFDTFTIEKNSCGDGVLDLGAGEQCDQGAANGTAGSCCTAGCVLVAAGTTCRASAGICDQAETCNGVDGACPANGFAPAGTSCRASAGACDLAETCTGSSATCPPDLKSTAPCRGLAGTCDVVESCNGVSNDCPADQVAPPATPCRPSAGVCDPAETCDGVGVHCPADLKSTAPCRAAAGVCDVAESCDGVGNDCPADVFLPASVECRGSAGVCDVAETCTGVGAACPADAFQPPSVPCRAAAGICDAVEHCTGTGVACPADAKSTAVCRGAAGDCDAPETCDGVGNDCPADLKSTSVCRPVAGPCDLPESCDGVSNTCPADAFQLPSTPCRAAAGVCDVAETCTGSSAACPTDVFLPPTTPCRPAAGVCDLAESCTGSSAVCPADQKSTAECRAAAGVCDLAEVCNGIANTCPPDAKSTGTCRAAAGACDIAEVCDGVADGCPPDVLQSAGAVCRVVAGVCDEPDACDGVSPACPADAVKPAGTSCRPSSGPCDVAESCDGTSGVCPPDQLQADSDGDGVCDALDVCPTIPDPTQADGDGDGLGDACDPCTNLGPRFVVQAKLTMQKLGGVAGDDRIKFTGSLTIPTSPTVDPIAKGVRLLVTGATGTVVLDALVPGGAYSTAARAGWTRNTTGTSFTYKNTGKVVPFVSGIGKVTLKRTPTVGQWRFGISGKAGTYPIGLGGLPLTATMILDAPQATTGQCADAIFPGPPPAPSCALVGTTLKCR